A genomic stretch from Enterobacter oligotrophicus includes:
- a CDS encoding branched-chain amino acid ABC transporter substrate-binding protein: MSLKFIRSPLSLVLAGCLVTAFSAQADIVIGVAGPFTGPNATYGDQYWHGATQAAEDINAAGGINGEKIKLVQGDDACEPKQAVAVANRLVDQDKVNAVVGHFCSSSTMPASEVYSDAGIISITPGSTNPLITERGMSDMFRMCGRDDQQGQVASDFIIDKLKAKRVVIIHDKDTYGQGLADATKAALAKRGVQDVMYEGLSRGEKDFNALVTKIGAQKPDVVFFGGCHPEAGPLVRQMREQGVQAKFFSGDCIVNEEMVTAAGGPQYTNGIYMTFGKDPRLIPDGKAVIDKFRAGKFEPEGYTLYAYASIQAIAAAFNATKGTDSAKASEWLKANSVDTVMGKKAWDSKGDLKVSDYVVYQWDDKGKYKEVQ, encoded by the coding sequence ATGTCGCTGAAATTTATCAGAAGTCCCCTTTCTCTTGTGCTGGCTGGTTGTCTGGTGACGGCATTTTCCGCCCAGGCCGATATAGTCATTGGCGTGGCCGGGCCGTTCACGGGGCCGAATGCAACCTATGGCGATCAGTACTGGCATGGTGCAACACAGGCCGCAGAAGACATTAACGCCGCGGGCGGGATCAACGGCGAGAAAATCAAACTGGTTCAGGGCGATGACGCATGCGAGCCAAAGCAGGCGGTCGCCGTCGCCAACCGCTTAGTTGACCAGGACAAAGTCAACGCCGTGGTCGGCCATTTCTGCTCCTCTTCCACCATGCCCGCCTCTGAGGTGTACAGCGACGCAGGAATAATCTCCATCACCCCCGGTTCGACAAACCCGCTGATTACCGAACGCGGCATGAGTGATATGTTCCGCATGTGTGGTCGCGATGACCAGCAGGGCCAGGTCGCCAGCGATTTCATTATCGATAAGCTGAAAGCCAAACGTGTGGTGATCATCCACGATAAAGACACCTATGGGCAGGGGCTGGCAGACGCCACTAAGGCCGCGCTGGCAAAACGCGGTGTTCAGGATGTGATGTACGAGGGCTTATCGCGCGGGGAAAAGGACTTTAACGCACTGGTAACCAAAATTGGCGCACAAAAACCGGACGTGGTCTTCTTCGGTGGCTGCCACCCGGAAGCGGGCCCGCTGGTTCGTCAGATGCGTGAACAGGGCGTGCAGGCCAAGTTCTTCTCCGGTGACTGCATCGTCAATGAAGAGATGGTCACGGCGGCAGGTGGCCCGCAATACACTAATGGTATTTACATGACCTTCGGGAAAGATCCACGCCTGATCCCGGATGGCAAAGCCGTTATCGATAAATTCCGCGCCGGTAAGTTCGAACCTGAAGGCTACACTCTCTACGCCTATGCCTCAATCCAGGCCATCGCGGCAGCATTTAACGCCACAAAAGGAACCGATTCCGCCAAAGCCAGCGAATGGCTGAAAGCCAATTCCGTCGACACGGTGATGGGTAAAAAAGCCTGGGACAGCAAAGGCGACCTGAAAGTTTCTGACTATGTGGTGTATCAGTGGGATGACAAAGGAAAATATAAGGAAGTGCAGTAA
- a CDS encoding ABC transporter permease subunit → MSTFFLQQLINGLTLGSVYGLIAIGYTMVYGIIGMINFAHGEVYMISAYLCAIGLALLSFFGLESFPLLILGTLVFTVVVTGVYGWTIERIAYKPLRNSTRLAPLISAIGMSLILQNYAQLSQGPRQQGVPTMLDGVFRLHLGEGFVQITYTKVFILLASFAGMLLLTWIISHTRLGRMCRAVQQDRKMASILGINTDRIISLVFVIGAAMAGLAGVLITMNYGTFDFYVGFVIGIKAFTAAVLGGIGSLPGAMLGGLILGVAEAQFSGMVNSDYKDVFSFGLLVMILIFRPQGLLGRPVVAKV, encoded by the coding sequence ATGAGTACATTCTTTTTGCAACAACTGATCAATGGATTAACGCTGGGTTCCGTATACGGGTTAATCGCCATCGGTTATACGATGGTGTATGGCATCATTGGCATGATCAATTTCGCCCACGGCGAAGTGTATATGATTTCCGCTTATCTCTGTGCCATCGGACTGGCACTGCTCTCCTTCTTTGGTCTGGAATCCTTTCCCCTGCTGATTCTGGGTACGCTGGTATTTACCGTTGTGGTGACGGGCGTCTATGGCTGGACTATCGAGCGCATCGCCTATAAACCGCTACGCAACTCGACCCGTCTGGCACCGCTGATCTCCGCCATCGGGATGTCGCTCATCCTGCAAAACTACGCCCAGCTCAGCCAAGGCCCGCGTCAGCAGGGCGTTCCAACCATGCTGGACGGCGTATTCCGCCTCCATCTTGGGGAAGGTTTTGTCCAGATAACCTACACCAAAGTGTTTATTCTTCTCGCCTCGTTCGCAGGGATGCTGCTGTTGACCTGGATAATCAGCCATACCCGGCTGGGACGTATGTGCCGCGCGGTGCAGCAGGATCGCAAAATGGCATCCATTCTGGGAATTAATACTGACAGAATCATTTCGCTGGTGTTTGTTATCGGCGCAGCGATGGCTGGTCTGGCAGGCGTATTGATCACCATGAATTACGGCACCTTCGATTTCTACGTCGGGTTTGTCATCGGTATTAAGGCGTTTACGGCGGCGGTGCTGGGGGGCATTGGCTCTCTGCCGGGTGCCATGCTCGGCGGGTTGATACTCGGCGTGGCCGAAGCGCAATTCTCCGGGATGGTGAACTCAGATTATAAAGACGTGTTCTCGTTTGGCTTACTGGTCATGATCCTGATTTTCCGTCCTCAGGGGCTGCTTGGCCGCCCTGTCGTGGCCAAAGTGTAA
- the livM gene encoding high-affinity branched-chain amino acid ABC transporter permease LivM has protein sequence MISAGFSLKRCILDAVFSGLVALIIFGPIAGVVLDGYSFNFEGRRLAWIIAIVMLGRFLLSAFLGTAYGRRFQARFEADSAGVYVRPPEYKSRMRWIIPLIIALAICFPFVATKYVLTVAILGLIYVLLGLGLNIVVGLAGLLDLGYVAFYAIGAYGLALGYQYLGLGFWSMLPLAAIMAAAAGALLGFPVLRMHGDYLAIVTLGFGEIIRLVLNNWLSFTGGPNGVSAPPPTFFGLEFGRRAKEGGVPFHEFFGLTYNPNMKFIFIYAVLFLVVLLVLYIKHRLTRMPIGRAWEALREDEIACRSMGLNHVLVKLSAFTLGASTAGIAGVFFATYQGFVNPTSFTFFESALILAIVVLGGMGSTVGVVLAAFVLTVTPELLRSFAEYRVLLFGMLMVVMMIWRPRGLIRINRSGFAVRKGVAP, from the coding sequence ATGATATCTGCCGGGTTTTCCCTTAAGCGCTGCATTCTGGATGCCGTTTTTTCCGGACTGGTGGCTCTGATTATTTTTGGCCCCATCGCGGGCGTAGTGCTGGACGGGTACAGCTTTAACTTCGAAGGTCGGCGGCTGGCATGGATCATCGCCATCGTTATGCTGGGGCGTTTTCTGCTGAGTGCGTTTTTAGGGACGGCTTACGGACGGCGTTTTCAGGCGCGTTTTGAGGCGGACAGCGCTGGCGTTTATGTCCGCCCTCCTGAATATAAGAGCCGTATGCGCTGGATTATTCCCCTGATTATTGCTCTTGCGATCTGCTTCCCGTTTGTTGCCACCAAATACGTGCTGACCGTTGCCATTCTTGGGCTGATCTACGTGTTGCTCGGGCTCGGGCTGAACATCGTGGTCGGTCTTGCCGGGCTGCTGGATCTGGGCTATGTCGCTTTTTACGCCATCGGTGCGTATGGCCTGGCGCTCGGATACCAGTATCTGGGGCTCGGATTCTGGAGCATGTTGCCGCTGGCGGCAATCATGGCCGCTGCCGCCGGTGCCCTGCTCGGCTTCCCGGTGCTTCGTATGCACGGGGATTATCTGGCTATTGTGACGCTCGGGTTCGGGGAGATCATCCGCCTGGTCCTGAACAACTGGCTCTCTTTCACCGGCGGGCCGAACGGCGTTTCTGCCCCGCCTCCTACCTTTTTCGGCCTTGAATTTGGCCGACGGGCAAAAGAAGGCGGCGTACCGTTCCACGAGTTTTTCGGCCTGACCTATAACCCGAACATGAAGTTTATCTTTATCTACGCAGTGCTGTTTCTGGTGGTGTTGCTGGTGCTTTACATCAAACACCGCCTGACGCGAATGCCGATTGGCCGGGCGTGGGAAGCGCTGCGCGAAGACGAAATCGCCTGCCGCTCGATGGGGCTGAACCATGTGCTGGTCAAGCTCTCGGCCTTTACGCTGGGTGCTTCGACGGCAGGCATTGCCGGAGTGTTCTTTGCTACGTATCAGGGATTTGTGAACCCGACGTCATTCACTTTTTTTGAATCGGCACTCATTCTCGCGATTGTGGTGTTGGGAGGTATGGGCTCCACTGTGGGCGTGGTTCTGGCCGCCTTCGTGCTCACCGTCACCCCGGAGCTGTTACGCAGCTTTGCGGAGTACCGGGTATTGCTGTTTGGCATGCTGATGGTGGTGATGATGATCTGGCGGCCTCGCGGCCTGATCCGCATTAACCGCAGCGGTTTCGCCGTGCGTAAGGGAGTCGCGCCATGA
- a CDS encoding ATP-binding cassette domain-containing protein gives MNGTILRVEHLMMHFGGIKALNDVNLDVQRGSITALIGPNGAGKTTVFNCLTGFYRASGGSILFNTRHKTTNVIQVLGQKFQPGDWVNPAQLGQRLFYKMFGGTHLVNRAGLARTFQNIRLFREMSVIENLLVAQHMRVNRNLLAGVLNTPAYRRAESDALDRAFYWLEVVDLVDCANRLAGEMSYGQQRRLEIARAMCTGPEMICLDEPAAGLNPVETHKLSNIIRFLRDHHDMTVLLIEHDMGMVMGISDDIIVLDHGDVIAQGKPEQIQHDEKVIAAYLGTEESEVNL, from the coding sequence ATGAACGGGACGATATTACGCGTCGAACATCTGATGATGCACTTTGGCGGGATTAAGGCGTTAAACGACGTCAACCTTGACGTGCAACGCGGATCGATTACCGCCCTGATCGGGCCGAACGGCGCGGGGAAAACAACGGTATTTAACTGCCTGACCGGATTTTACAGGGCATCCGGCGGCAGCATTCTGTTCAATACGCGCCACAAAACCACCAACGTCATTCAGGTGCTCGGGCAGAAGTTCCAGCCAGGTGACTGGGTCAACCCGGCACAGCTGGGGCAACGTCTTTTCTATAAAATGTTTGGCGGGACTCACCTGGTTAACCGCGCCGGTCTTGCGCGCACTTTCCAGAACATCCGTCTGTTTCGCGAAATGTCGGTCATTGAAAACCTGCTGGTTGCACAGCATATGCGCGTCAACCGCAATCTGCTCGCGGGCGTGCTGAACACACCCGCTTACCGTCGCGCAGAAAGTGACGCACTGGACAGGGCCTTTTACTGGCTGGAAGTGGTTGACCTGGTGGATTGCGCGAATCGTCTGGCAGGCGAGATGTCCTACGGGCAACAGCGACGGCTCGAAATTGCGCGCGCAATGTGCACCGGCCCGGAGATGATCTGCCTGGATGAACCCGCCGCAGGCCTGAACCCGGTGGAAACGCACAAGCTGAGTAACATTATTCGTTTTCTGCGCGATCACCATGACATGACGGTCTTACTGATTGAGCATGATATGGGAATGGTAATGGGGATTTCAGACGACATTATTGTGCTCGACCATGGCGACGTGATTGCTCAGGGAAAACCAGAGCAGATCCAGCATGATGAAAAAGTGATTGCCGCCTATCTGGGTACAGAAGAAAGCGAGGTCAACCTGTGA
- a CDS encoding ABC transporter ATP-binding protein gives MSEPMLAFRDVDVFYGVIQALKQVSLEVNKGETVALIGANGAGKSTLLMSIFGQPRIRNGQIFFCGEDISHQSTHYVASGGIAQAPEGRRIFPDMTVEENLLMGTIPIGSQYAAEDMQSMFDLFPRLKERRKQRAMTMSGGEQQMLAIARALMSRPKLLLLDEPSLGLAPIVVKQIFQTLRELARNGMTIFLVEQNAHHALKLSDRGYVMVNGQIRLSGSGEELLGNQEVRKAYLGGV, from the coding sequence GTGAGCGAACCGATGCTGGCGTTTCGTGACGTCGACGTTTTTTATGGCGTGATCCAGGCGCTAAAACAGGTTTCCCTTGAGGTCAATAAAGGCGAAACCGTGGCGCTGATTGGTGCCAACGGCGCGGGTAAATCGACGCTGCTGATGTCAATCTTCGGGCAGCCGCGTATTCGCAACGGTCAGATTTTCTTCTGTGGGGAGGATATTAGCCATCAATCCACCCACTATGTCGCCTCCGGCGGTATCGCCCAGGCACCTGAAGGACGGCGTATCTTTCCGGATATGACGGTTGAAGAGAACCTGCTGATGGGGACAATCCCCATCGGCAGTCAGTATGCGGCGGAAGATATGCAAAGCATGTTCGATCTGTTTCCACGCCTGAAAGAACGGCGTAAACAGCGCGCCATGACCATGTCTGGCGGAGAGCAGCAGATGCTGGCTATCGCCCGCGCATTAATGAGCCGACCAAAGCTCCTGTTGCTGGATGAGCCTAGCCTGGGGCTGGCACCGATTGTGGTGAAACAGATCTTCCAGACACTGCGCGAGCTGGCCCGGAATGGCATGACGATATTTCTGGTAGAGCAGAATGCACACCATGCGCTGAAGCTCTCTGACCGAGGGTATGTGATGGTCAACGGGCAAATACGGCTGAGCGGCAGCGGTGAAGAACTGCTAGGAAATCAGGAAGTGAGGAAGGCGTATCTGGGTGGTGTGTGA
- a CDS encoding DUF4354 family protein: MKRVNALVLSSFVLVSFSTWAAEDLHNKLVIQAIPESEGTVVIEGQPKYEKTFNLVVSSKVDAPIELTGFVGCYRAFDEKGKEFDERTVQLDLLGTLKDGAAKVGHVSFVSDDDAVYNAKFVKWSKECPNLPQKPK, encoded by the coding sequence ATGAAAAGAGTTAACGCTCTCGTTCTTTCTTCATTCGTTCTTGTCTCATTTTCTACATGGGCCGCAGAGGATCTGCACAACAAACTTGTTATCCAGGCAATCCCTGAATCCGAAGGGACGGTGGTTATTGAGGGGCAACCTAAATACGAGAAAACCTTCAACCTTGTCGTTTCGAGTAAGGTTGATGCGCCAATTGAGCTTACAGGTTTTGTTGGGTGTTACAGGGCGTTCGATGAGAAAGGTAAAGAGTTCGATGAACGCACGGTGCAGTTAGATCTGTTAGGGACGTTAAAAGATGGCGCGGCAAAAGTTGGTCATGTCTCTTTCGTCAGTGACGATGACGCCGTTTACAACGCTAAATTTGTAAAATGGTCAAAAGAATGTCCTAATCTGCCGCAGAAACCAAAGTAA
- a CDS encoding Hsp20 family protein, whose amino-acid sequence MALRTLSALPVFADSIFSDRFNRIDRLFSQLTGDTPVSASPAYDLRKQDSNRYQLTVSVPGWKENELEIETVGGNLTVSGKRAEESTEENENWIYRGIRRADFQLSFSLPEHTKVNGARLENGLLQVDIYQEIPESEKPKKIAIENNQKVIEHKS is encoded by the coding sequence ATGGCACTCAGAACCTTGTCAGCACTCCCGGTATTTGCTGATTCTATTTTCTCAGACCGATTCAACAGAATAGACAGATTGTTTAGTCAGCTAACAGGTGACACCCCTGTCTCTGCTTCGCCTGCATACGATCTCAGGAAACAGGATTCGAATCGCTATCAACTTACGGTAAGCGTTCCAGGCTGGAAGGAAAACGAGCTTGAAATTGAAACCGTGGGGGGAAATTTGACTGTTTCTGGTAAGCGGGCCGAAGAATCGACAGAAGAAAACGAAAACTGGATATATCGTGGTATTCGACGTGCGGATTTCCAGTTGAGCTTTTCATTACCTGAGCACACCAAAGTGAATGGTGCAAGGCTGGAGAATGGCCTGCTGCAGGTCGATATTTACCAGGAGATCCCGGAAAGTGAAAAACCTAAAAAAATAGCGATAGAGAATAACCAGAAAGTGATAGAACATAAATCATAA
- the pgsA gene encoding CDP-diacylglycerol--glycerol-3-phosphate 3-phosphatidyltransferase: MRFNIPTLLTLFRVVLIPFFVLAFYLPVVWAPFACALIFLIAAVTDWFDGYLARRWNQSTRFGAFLDPVADKVMVAIAMVLVAEHYHTWWVTLPAATMIGREIIISALREWMAELGKRSSVAVSWIGKVKTTAQMAALVWMLWRPNAWVEWAGIGLLWVAAVLTLWSMLQYLNAARGDLLEQ, encoded by the coding sequence ATGCGATTTAATATCCCTACGTTGCTCACTCTCTTTCGCGTCGTGCTTATCCCGTTCTTTGTACTGGCATTTTACCTGCCGGTTGTCTGGGCTCCTTTCGCCTGTGCGCTGATTTTCCTGATTGCCGCCGTTACGGACTGGTTTGACGGCTATCTGGCGCGTCGCTGGAATCAAAGTACCCGCTTTGGCGCGTTCCTCGATCCGGTTGCCGATAAAGTGATGGTGGCGATCGCGATGGTGCTGGTTGCTGAGCACTATCATACCTGGTGGGTAACGCTGCCTGCGGCAACGATGATTGGTCGTGAGATCATTATCTCTGCCCTGCGTGAGTGGATGGCGGAGCTGGGTAAACGCAGCAGCGTGGCGGTATCGTGGATCGGCAAAGTGAAAACCACTGCGCAAATGGCGGCGCTGGTCTGGATGCTGTGGCGTCCGAACGCCTGGGTTGAATGGGCAGGGATTGGCCTGCTGTGGGTTGCCGCGGTGCTGACGCTGTGGTCAATGCTGCAGTATTTAAACGCTGCTCGCGGAGATTTGCTTGAACAGTGA
- the uvrC gene encoding excinuclease ABC subunit UvrC has product MSEAFDSKAFLKTVTSQPGVYRMYDAGGTVIYVGKAKDLKKRLSSYFRSNLASRKTEALVALIQNIDVTVTHTETEALLLEHNYIKLYQPRYNVLLRDDKSYPFIFLSGDTHPRLAMHRGAKHAKGEYFGPFPNGYAVRETLALLQKIFPIRQCENSVYRNRSRPCLQYQIGRCLGPCVAGLVSEEEYAQQVEYVRLFLAGKDDQVLTQLIARMEKASAALEFEEAARIRDQIQAVRRVTEKQFVSNTGDDLDVIGVSFDAGMACVHVLFIRQGKVLGSRSYFPKVPGGTELGEVVETFVGQFYLQGSQMRTLPSEILLDFSLDDKTLLADSLSELAGRRVNVQTKPRGDRARYLKLARTNAATALTTKLSQQSTVHQRLTALASLLKLSEVKRMECFDISHTMGEQTVASCVVFDANGPLRAEYRRYNITGITPGDDYAAMNQVLRRRYGKAIEESKIPDVILIDGGKGQLGQAKAVFASLDVEWDKNHPLLLGVAKGADRKAGLETLFFEPEGEGFSLPPDSPALHVIQHIRDESHDHAISGHRKKRAKVKNTSTLETIEGVGPKRRQMLLKYMGGLQGLLNASMEEIAKVPGISQGLAEKIYYSLKH; this is encoded by the coding sequence GTGAGTGAAGCGTTCGATTCAAAAGCATTTCTGAAAACCGTGACCAGCCAGCCAGGCGTCTATCGCATGTATGACGCTGGCGGTACGGTTATCTATGTGGGTAAGGCAAAAGATCTCAAAAAACGCCTTTCCAGCTATTTCCGCAGCAATCTGGCCTCCCGTAAGACCGAAGCGCTGGTCGCATTGATACAAAATATTGATGTCACCGTGACGCACACCGAGACGGAAGCGCTGCTGCTTGAACACAACTACATTAAGCTCTATCAGCCGCGCTACAACGTACTGCTGCGTGATGACAAATCCTATCCCTTTATTTTCCTGAGCGGCGATACCCATCCGCGTCTGGCCATGCACCGTGGTGCCAAACATGCGAAGGGTGAATATTTCGGTCCCTTCCCGAACGGATATGCCGTGCGGGAAACGCTGGCGCTGCTGCAAAAAATCTTCCCCATTCGCCAGTGCGAGAATAGCGTCTACCGGAACCGCTCGCGTCCGTGTCTGCAGTACCAGATTGGTCGCTGCCTCGGGCCTTGCGTTGCCGGGCTGGTGAGTGAAGAAGAGTATGCGCAGCAGGTGGAATATGTGCGCCTGTTTTTAGCCGGTAAAGACGATCAGGTCCTTACCCAGCTGATTGCCCGCATGGAAAAAGCCAGCGCTGCGCTGGAGTTCGAAGAGGCTGCGCGCATTCGCGACCAAATCCAGGCGGTGCGCAGGGTCACCGAGAAGCAGTTTGTCTCCAATACGGGTGACGATCTGGATGTTATCGGCGTTTCGTTTGACGCCGGTATGGCCTGTGTTCACGTGCTGTTTATCCGCCAGGGGAAAGTGCTCGGCAGCCGCAGTTACTTCCCGAAAGTGCCTGGTGGTACAGAACTGGGTGAAGTGGTCGAAACCTTTGTCGGGCAGTTTTACCTGCAGGGGAGCCAGATGCGCACGCTGCCATCGGAGATCCTGCTCGATTTCAGTCTTGATGACAAAACCCTGCTGGCAGATTCCCTTTCAGAGCTGGCTGGCCGTCGCGTCAATGTGCAGACCAAACCGCGTGGGGATCGCGCGCGCTACCTTAAACTGGCGCGTACCAACGCGGCCACGGCGCTGACCACTAAACTTTCGCAGCAGTCGACGGTCCACCAGCGTTTAACCGCTCTGGCATCCCTGCTGAAGCTGTCGGAAGTCAAACGTATGGAGTGTTTCGATATCAGCCATACGATGGGTGAGCAGACTGTGGCGTCGTGCGTGGTATTTGATGCCAACGGGCCGTTGCGGGCGGAGTACCGTCGCTACAACATCACCGGGATCACGCCAGGTGATGACTATGCGGCGATGAACCAGGTTTTGCGCCGTCGCTATGGCAAAGCGATTGAAGAGAGCAAAATTCCTGACGTCATCCTGATCGACGGTGGCAAAGGGCAGCTTGGCCAGGCGAAGGCAGTATTCGCATCTCTTGACGTTGAGTGGGACAAAAACCATCCGTTGCTGCTCGGTGTGGCGAAAGGGGCGGATCGTAAAGCCGGGCTGGAAACGCTGTTTTTCGAACCGGAAGGTGAGGGCTTTAGCCTGCCGCCGGATTCCCCTGCGCTGCATGTGATCCAGCATATCCGCGATGAATCGCACGATCATGCGATCAGCGGCCATCGTAAGAAACGGGCGAAAGTCAAAAATACCAGTACGCTTGAGACCATCGAAGGCGTTGGGCCAAAACGTCGGCAAATGCTGTTGAAGTATATGGGCGGATTGCAAGGATTACTCAATGCCAGTATGGAGGAAATTGCAAAAGTGCCGGGTATTTCGCAAGGGCTGGCAGAAAAGATCTACTACTCGTTGAAACATTGA
- the uvrY gene encoding UvrY/SirA/GacA family response regulator transcription factor: MINVLLVDDHELVRAGIRRILEDIKGIKVAGEACCGEDAVKWCRANSADVVLMDMNMPGIGGLEATRKIARTFVDTKVIMLTVHTENPLPAKVMQAGAAGYLSKGAAPQEVVNAIRCVYAGQRYIASDIAQQMALSQIEPEKTESPFASLSERELQIMLMITKGQKVNEISEQLNLSPKTVNSYRYRMFSKLNIHGDVELTHLAIRHGLCNAESLISQ; the protein is encoded by the coding sequence TTGATCAACGTCCTTCTTGTTGATGACCACGAACTGGTGCGCGCAGGGATACGACGCATTCTTGAAGATATAAAGGGTATCAAAGTTGCTGGTGAAGCATGCTGTGGCGAAGATGCTGTAAAATGGTGTCGCGCCAACTCAGCAGACGTCGTGTTGATGGATATGAACATGCCCGGCATTGGCGGGCTTGAAGCAACACGTAAAATCGCCCGCACGTTTGTTGATACCAAAGTCATCATGCTGACCGTACATACCGAAAATCCTCTGCCTGCGAAAGTGATGCAGGCAGGCGCGGCCGGGTATCTGAGTAAAGGGGCCGCCCCGCAGGAAGTTGTCAATGCCATCCGTTGTGTATATGCCGGGCAGCGCTATATTGCCTCTGACATTGCCCAACAAATGGCGTTGAGTCAGATTGAGCCGGAGAAAACGGAGTCGCCGTTTGCCAGTTTGTCTGAGCGCGAATTGCAGATTATGCTGATGATCACTAAAGGTCAGAAAGTGAATGAGATCTCTGAACAGCTGAATCTCAGCCCGAAAACGGTTAACAGCTACCGCTATCGGATGTTCAGTAAATTAAACATTCACGGTGATGTCGAGTTGACTCACCTGGCTATTCGTCATGGTCTGTGTAATGCGGAGTCGTTGATAAGTCAGTGA
- a CDS encoding DUF2594 family protein, protein MSTPEFATAENNQELAQEVNCLKSLLTLMLQAMGQADAGRVIIKMEKQIAQMEDEAESAVFANTVKQIKQAYRQ, encoded by the coding sequence ATGAGCACACCTGAATTCGCCACTGCGGAGAATAACCAAGAGCTGGCACAGGAAGTAAACTGCCTGAAATCGCTGCTGACACTCATGCTGCAGGCAATGGGCCAGGCCGACGCCGGACGTGTGATCATTAAAATGGAAAAACAGATCGCGCAGATGGAAGATGAAGCGGAGTCCGCGGTATTTGCTAATACTGTTAAGCAAATTAAACAGGCTTACCGTCAGTAA
- the sdiA gene encoding transcriptional regulator SdiA: MRDSDFFTWRRECFLRFQELTCADEVYQELQRQTQALEFDYFALCVRHPVPFTRPKIAVHSTYPQQWMAQYQSENYFAIDPVLKPENFIQGHLPWTDELFADAQELWDGARDHGLRSGITQYLMLPNHALGFLSVSRDGAQVSMTRSEEIELRLQMLVQMALTSLLRFEHEMVMPPEMKFSKREREILKWTAEGKTSAEIAIILSISENTVNFHQKNMQKKFNAPNKTQIACYAAATGLI, translated from the coding sequence ATGAGGGATTCAGACTTTTTCACATGGCGGCGGGAATGCTTCCTCCGGTTTCAGGAATTGACCTGTGCCGACGAGGTATATCAGGAACTTCAGCGACAAACGCAGGCACTCGAATTCGATTATTTCGCACTCTGCGTTCGTCATCCTGTACCTTTTACGCGCCCTAAAATAGCAGTACATTCCACCTATCCGCAGCAGTGGATGGCGCAATATCAGTCAGAGAATTATTTCGCTATCGATCCGGTGCTCAAGCCTGAGAATTTCATTCAGGGGCATTTACCCTGGACAGATGAATTATTCGCTGATGCGCAGGAATTATGGGATGGCGCGCGCGACCACGGTTTGCGTTCGGGAATAACGCAGTATCTGATGTTACCCAATCACGCGCTCGGTTTTCTTTCCGTCTCGCGAGATGGTGCGCAGGTCAGTATGACCCGTAGCGAAGAAATTGAGTTGCGTTTGCAAATGCTGGTGCAAATGGCATTGACCTCTCTGCTCCGTTTTGAACACGAGATGGTGATGCCGCCTGAAATGAAATTCAGCAAGCGTGAGCGGGAAATTTTAAAGTGGACGGCGGAAGGGAAAACGTCAGCGGAAATAGCCATCATCCTCTCGATTTCAGAGAATACCGTTAACTTCCATCAGAAGAATATGCAGAAGAAATTCAATGCACCGAACAAGACGCAGATCGCATGTTATGCCGCGGCGACGGGGCTTATCTGA